A genomic segment from Clarias gariepinus isolate MV-2021 ecotype Netherlands chromosome 11, CGAR_prim_01v2, whole genome shotgun sequence encodes:
- the lyrm9 gene encoding LYR motif-containing protein 9 codes for MAPLPGAELVRTPVQLYRYLLRCCRLLPGGATRTHYRHTVRQGYNSHADEDDPERIRMIIKQAISDADWILNKYTKQTESPDQDGTGQNNFHQR; via the exons ATGGCTCCACTTCCGGGTGCGGAGCTCGTGCGGACTCCCGTGCAGCTTTACCGCTACCTGCTGCGCTGCTGCAGGCTGCTACCCGGAGGAGCCACGcgcacacactacagacacacCGTccgacag GGTTACAACAGCCATGCAGATGAGGACGACCCAGAACGAATTCGAATGATCATTAAGCAAGCTATATCCGATGCTGACTGGATCCTAAACAAG TATACTAAACAGACAGAATCTCCAGATCAGGATGGAACAGGACAAAACAACTTCCATCAAAGGTGA